A region of Saccharococcus thermophilus DNA encodes the following proteins:
- a CDS encoding class I adenylate-forming enzyme family protein codes for MNISELLARNARKFPDKTAFIDGDIELSYAEVDRTVNRLASSLSRLGIRQGDKVILYLPNTKEFVFAYFAVLRLGAIVVPVNARLTAAEVKYIIDHSDAKTVIAHEWICGQLSPLIGQGNVIWIKTGEAADGWVSMADLVAAGAPNPIVCPLNEEDEATILYTSGTTGRPKGVLFTHRNIFAVATMMVIETKMDRHSRLLHMMPLSHSAPLHLFFVGGTYVGATHVLASEFSPETLLQLVEQHEITHFFGAPVAYLLTAKHPRLHECDLSSVRYWTYGGAPLSRNEVLFIASQFRTDRLMCLYGLTEAGPNGTYLSPEEHAAKAGSVGKYAALHCEVKIVDDQGKEVPPGEIGEIVLRGESVMKGYYKDEEKTKETIKDGWVYTGDLARRDEDGYIWVVDRKKDIIISGGVNIYPKEVEDVLRTHPDIIDAAIVGVPHPEWGETAKAFVVAARPLENLAENCKRFLKGKIADYKIPRLYEQIEELPRNATGKVLKQVLRGKHDETAARR; via the coding sequence ATGAACATTTCGGAGCTTCTTGCCCGCAATGCGAGAAAATTTCCGGATAAAACTGCGTTTATTGACGGAGACATAGAGCTTTCGTACGCGGAAGTGGACCGGACGGTCAACCGCCTGGCTTCGTCGCTTTCCCGGCTTGGCATTCGCCAAGGCGATAAAGTCATTTTGTATTTGCCGAATACAAAAGAATTTGTGTTTGCGTATTTTGCCGTGCTTCGCCTTGGCGCCATTGTCGTTCCGGTCAACGCGCGATTAACCGCTGCGGAAGTAAAATATATCATCGACCATAGTGATGCAAAAACGGTGATCGCCCATGAATGGATTTGCGGGCAGCTTTCCCCGCTTATAGGACAAGGGAATGTCATTTGGATCAAAACGGGAGAAGCAGCCGATGGATGGGTATCCATGGCTGACTTGGTAGCGGCAGGGGCGCCCAATCCGATCGTTTGCCCGCTGAACGAAGAGGATGAAGCAACGATTTTGTACACATCGGGAACGACAGGACGGCCGAAGGGAGTACTGTTTACGCACCGCAACATTTTTGCCGTCGCGACGATGATGGTCATCGAGACGAAAATGGACCGCCACAGCCGCCTTTTGCATATGATGCCTCTCAGCCATTCCGCACCGTTGCATTTGTTTTTTGTCGGCGGCACGTATGTCGGCGCCACCCATGTACTGGCATCAGAGTTTTCTCCAGAAACATTGCTCCAGCTTGTTGAACAGCACGAAATTACTCACTTTTTTGGCGCGCCTGTTGCCTACTTGCTGACTGCCAAGCATCCGCGCTTGCATGAATGCGACCTTTCTTCTGTCCGCTATTGGACGTATGGAGGAGCGCCGCTGTCGCGAAACGAAGTACTGTTTATCGCCAGCCAGTTTCGCACTGACCGCCTCATGTGTTTGTACGGACTCACCGAAGCGGGTCCGAACGGAACGTACTTGTCGCCGGAAGAGCACGCCGCAAAAGCCGGCAGCGTCGGCAAATACGCCGCCCTTCACTGCGAAGTGAAAATCGTCGATGACCAAGGGAAGGAAGTGCCACCGGGGGAAATCGGCGAAATTGTCCTGCGCGGGGAAAGCGTGATGAAAGGCTATTATAAAGATGAAGAAAAGACGAAAGAAACGATCAAAGACGGCTGGGTCTATACCGGCGATTTGGCCCGCCGCGATGAAGACGGCTATATTTGGGTGGTCGATCGCAAAAAAGACATCATTATTTCCGGCGGTGTCAACATCTATCCGAAAGAAGTGGAAGATGTGCTGCGAACGCATCCGGACATTATCGATGCCGCAATCGTCGGCGTTCCGCATCCGGAATGGGGAGAAACGGCAAAAGCGTTTGTCGTTGCCGCCAGACCGCTAGAAAACCTTGCGGAAAATTGCAAGCGTTTTCTTAAAGGGAAGATCGCTGATTATAAAATTCCGCGCTTATATGAGCAGATCGAGGAACTGCCGCGCAACGCGACAGGAAAGGTGTTAAAACAAGTGTTAAGGGGGAAGCACGATGAGACGGCTGCGCGACGTTGA
- a CDS encoding MerR family transcriptional regulator, whose amino-acid sequence MHYLTISQLAQEFDISTRTIRYYEERGLIAPIRTESGQRLYTKKERAKLKLILRGKRFGFSLEEIHEMISLFDQDRTGRKQLERTIEYGRQKIKEVNERIDDLVQLKEEMEAMLVDFEKRLHELEGLDE is encoded by the coding sequence ATGCATTACTTAACGATTTCCCAGTTAGCACAGGAATTTGATATTAGCACACGGACGATCCGCTATTATGAAGAGCGTGGTCTGATTGCGCCGATTCGCACGGAATCGGGGCAGCGTCTGTATACAAAAAAGGAACGCGCGAAATTAAAGCTGATTTTGCGCGGCAAGCGCTTTGGCTTTTCACTTGAGGAAATCCACGAAATGATTTCGCTTTTTGATCAAGACCGCACCGGACGGAAACAGCTGGAAAGAACGATTGAATATGGAAGGCAGAAAATAAAGGAGGTGAACGAGCGGATCGACGATCTCGTGCAGCTGAAAGAGGAGATGGAAGCGATGCTAGTGGATTTTGAAAAGAGATTGCACGAATTGGAGGGATTGGATGAATGA